A portion of the Cryptomeria japonica chromosome 5, Sugi_1.0, whole genome shotgun sequence genome contains these proteins:
- the LOC131035220 gene encoding metallothionein-like protein 4B produces the protein MEGSCACVTSSCGCLTNGNCTCDTCKCAAATKETPSGQTSGEVHGYCSCGENCKCNPCTCSKADVALEGKSYCKCGVNCLCQNCDCPRADVPISEVAAVI, from the exons ATGGAAGGATCTTGTGCATGTGTTACTTCTAGTTGTGGGTGTTTAACTAATGGAAACTGCACCTGTGATACTTGCAA GTGTGCCGCAGCCACTAAGGAAACTCCATCAGGACAGACAAG TGGAGAAGTGCATGGTTACTGCTCATGTGGAGAGAATTGTAAGTGCAATCCATGCACCTGCTCAAAAGCTGACGTGGCACTTGAAGGCAAGTCATACTGCAAATGTGGGGTGAATTGTCTGTGCCAAAATTGTGATTGTCCCAGAGCAGATGTTCCCATTTCAGAAGTTGCAGCCGTTATTTAG